The following coding sequences lie in one Caproicibacterium argilliputei genomic window:
- a CDS encoding DUF1788 domain-containing protein, protein MDLSQRLDEMELAIHKPSFRKGTGRANEVNYWVFDYPPEKELEVRERVEYLKNKNDRGDDDFELVVFDLYDIIIDFLEKKNFMEKCYDFEKKRGIERIVKAVTNSMKVNDDDSLIVQYIKEHTPENAVVFLTGIGKCYPILRSHKVLNNLHQAFVRCPVVMFFPGTYNEQELILFNEIKDDNYYRAFRLVK, encoded by the coding sequence ATGGATTTAAGCCAAAGACTGGATGAGATGGAGCTTGCAATCCATAAGCCATCTTTCCGAAAAGGAACAGGCCGCGCAAATGAGGTCAACTATTGGGTGTTTGATTATCCACCGGAAAAGGAACTGGAAGTTCGGGAGCGTGTAGAGTATCTGAAAAATAAGAACGACCGGGGCGATGATGATTTTGAGCTTGTGGTCTTTGACCTGTATGATATCATCATTGACTTTTTGGAAAAGAAAAACTTCATGGAAAAGTGCTATGACTTTGAAAAAAAGCGAGGAATCGAGCGTATCGTCAAGGCAGTGACCAACTCCATGAAGGTGAATGACGATGACAGCCTGATCGTGCAATATATCAAAGAACATACGCCGGAGAATGCAGTTGTGTTCCTGACCGGTATCGGCAAGTGCTATCCGATTTTGCGCTCCCACAAGGTGCTTAACAACTTGCACCAGGCGTTTGTGCGCTGCCCGGTCGTGATGTTCTTTCCGGGAACCTATAATGAGCAGGAGCTGATTCTGTTCAATGAGATTAAAGACGATAACTATTACCGGGCATTCCGACTGGTAAAGTAA
- a CDS encoding DUF1819 family protein: MERKPYSAGAVKFSFWFMEFRKTVQLLSEGKSFADIKKLNEETNIYGAPTKLRAQQIYSTVTARIKTLDESFYPIFLSSDLATQKLFVLTAALLHDTLFFDFVYEVVREKMILGSDELTDADIRIFFKNKQEQSEKVASFQDYTLHRLGSCYKTQLYEAGLLESNRANSTRKILKPILDIAFEHWLYDHDLGIMVKTLAGVR; the protein is encoded by the coding sequence ATGGAAAGAAAACCGTATAGTGCCGGAGCAGTGAAATTTTCGTTCTGGTTCATGGAATTTCGGAAAACCGTGCAGCTTTTGAGCGAGGGTAAGAGCTTTGCAGACATTAAAAAGTTGAATGAAGAGACAAACATTTATGGCGCACCAACAAAACTACGAGCGCAGCAGATTTATTCTACCGTAACAGCCCGTATCAAGACATTAGATGAAAGCTTTTACCCAATCTTTTTGAGCAGTGATCTTGCTACACAAAAATTATTTGTGCTGACTGCGGCTCTTTTGCATGACACGCTGTTCTTTGATTTTGTGTATGAAGTAGTGCGGGAAAAAATGATTCTTGGTTCCGACGAGCTGACGGATGCAGATATCCGGATATTCTTCAAAAATAAGCAGGAACAGAGTGAGAAAGTGGCTTCTTTTCAAGACTATACGCTGCACCGTCTCGGTTCCTGCTATAAGACACAGCTTTATGAAGCTGGGCTTTTAGAAAGCAACCGGGCAAACAGCACAAGAAAAATACTGAAGCCAATTCTTGATATTGCATTTGAGCATTGGCTTTATGACCATGATCTTGGCATCATGGTAAAAACACTGGCGGGGGTAAGATGA
- a CDS encoding helix-turn-helix domain-containing protein has translation MDFMTIKQASEKWGICTRRVQTLCTEGRIDGAERLGHQWVIPINAEKPKDARIKSGRYIKTKSGNGENEDGKKTV, from the coding sequence ATGGATTTCATGACGATTAAGCAGGCTTCTGAAAAATGGGGAATCTGCACAAGGAGAGTACAGACATTATGCACAGAAGGGCGAATTGATGGTGCCGAGCGTTTAGGCCATCAGTGGGTCATTCCTATTAACGCCGAAAAGCCGAAGGATGCCAGAATCAAAAGCGGCAGATACATTAAAACAAAATCCGGAAATGGAGAGAACGAAGATGGAAAGAAAACCGTATAG
- a CDS encoding vWA domain-containing protein — translation MRKNLTEIVFILDRSGSMSGLERDTIGGFNSMIEQQKKAEGEALISTVLFDNVSEVLHDRVNVRDIRPMTDRDYTVRGCTALLDAIGGAIHHIGNVHKYARPEDVREHTMFIITTDGMENASRRYNSEKVKQMIERQKAKYGWEFLFLGANIDAVETASQFGIGADRAVNYQCDSEGTALNYEVVSEAISSVRCSAPLSADWKKRIDEDYKKRGGRKHK, via the coding sequence ATGAGAAAGAATTTAACAGAGATCGTTTTTATCTTAGACCGTAGCGGTTCCATGAGCGGATTGGAACGTGATACCATCGGCGGATTCAATTCCATGATTGAGCAGCAGAAAAAAGCAGAGGGCGAAGCACTGATCTCAACGGTGCTGTTTGACAATGTGAGCGAAGTTCTGCACGACCGTGTAAATGTAAGGGACATCCGACCGATGACTGACCGTGATTACACGGTTCGGGGATGCACAGCACTCTTAGATGCCATCGGCGGTGCGATTCATCACATTGGAAATGTTCATAAGTACGCAAGACCGGAGGATGTGCGGGAACACACCATGTTTATAATCACTACGGATGGAATGGAGAATGCCAGCCGCCGGTACAACAGCGAAAAAGTGAAGCAGATGATCGAGCGGCAGAAAGCGAAATACGGTTGGGAGTTTTTGTTCCTTGGTGCCAATATTGACGCAGTAGAGACCGCAAGTCAGTTCGGAATCGGTGCAGATCGTGCAGTCAACTATCAGTGCGACAGCGAAGGGACCGCGTTGAATTATGAGGTGGTCAGCGAAGCAATCAGCTCTGTCCGGTGCAGTGCCCCACTGAGCGCAGATTGGAAAAAGCGTATAGACGAGGACTACAAAAAGCGTGGAGGCCGCAAGCACAAGTAA
- a CDS encoding P-loop NTPase family protein, whose protein sequence is MSDMVPEVLNAALDSLFTPKEPGEREYQGEDGLLYCRSCHTPVQCRVKLWGRDKIVPCLCRCQQEAMAEKKRQDELVERQRKIRQLKATGIQEKHLLEWNFAVAEDNKDIQMAKRYTAPGFFLHISNHKRPVCKIMYIASAILWVDDI, encoded by the coding sequence ATGAGCGACATGGTGCCTGAAGTTTTGAATGCGGCGTTGGATTCGCTCTTTACGCCGAAAGAGCCCGGAGAGCGGGAATACCAGGGCGAGGACGGACTGCTGTATTGCCGAAGCTGCCATACGCCGGTGCAGTGCAGGGTAAAGCTCTGGGGCAGAGACAAGATTGTTCCCTGCCTTTGCAGATGCCAGCAGGAAGCGATGGCGGAAAAGAAACGTCAGGATGAGCTGGTGGAGCGTCAGCGTAAAATCAGGCAGCTGAAAGCAACGGGAATTCAGGAAAAGCATCTTCTGGAATGGAATTTTGCCGTTGCAGAAGACAACAAGGATATCCAAATGGCAAAACGCTATACTGCGCCGGGCTTTTTTTTGCACATATCAAACCACAAGCGCCCTGTGTGCAAAATAATGTACATTGCATCTGCCATTCTATGGGTGGACGATATATAA
- a CDS encoding phage antirepressor KilAC domain-containing protein: protein MTDFNQKTHDTDVGSHGGQSRQMMEVFENQEFGSIRVLQEAGKTFFCASDVAKALGYVNPYAAVKRHCRGPLTKRKGVVQKVNQYGDAGEQVVEISFITEGDVYRLIVHSKLPSAERFEHWVFDEVLPSIRKHGVYMSDSVLNQVIQHPEVIYTLAQELVAEREQLEGIRKQLDAAQPKADYFDTFVNSEDCTCIRNFCKEIGIPEKTAVALLLDHRYLYRSPSGWLMPFADKSARGYFIVRDCYGRSGKLVQQTRVTCKGKNHLFKLFKKWGVIE from the coding sequence ATGACGGATTTCAATCAGAAGACCCATGATACCGATGTGGGCAGTCATGGCGGACAGTCGAGGCAGATGATGGAGGTGTTTGAGAACCAGGAGTTTGGTTCGATCCGCGTGTTGCAGGAGGCGGGAAAGACATTCTTCTGTGCAAGTGACGTAGCGAAAGCGTTGGGGTATGTGAATCCCTACGCCGCAGTGAAACGCCATTGCAGGGGCCCTCTAACGAAACGCAAGGGGGTCGTTCAGAAGGTGAATCAGTATGGGGATGCTGGAGAGCAGGTCGTTGAAATCTCCTTTATCACAGAAGGCGATGTTTACCGGCTGATCGTTCACAGCAAGCTGCCATCGGCAGAGCGATTTGAACACTGGGTGTTTGATGAAGTTCTTCCTTCCATCCGCAAGCATGGTGTGTATATGAGCGATTCCGTTTTGAATCAGGTGATTCAGCATCCGGAGGTCATCTACACCCTGGCGCAGGAGCTTGTAGCCGAGAGAGAGCAGCTTGAGGGTATCCGCAAACAGCTGGATGCGGCGCAGCCCAAGGCAGACTACTTCGATACCTTTGTGAATTCGGAGGATTGCACCTGCATCCGGAATTTCTGTAAGGAAATCGGAATCCCAGAGAAGACGGCAGTGGCTCTCTTGCTGGATCATCGCTATCTGTACCGCAGTCCAAGTGGCTGGCTGATGCCTTTTGCAGACAAATCTGCAAGGGGCTATTTTATTGTCCGGGATTGCTACGGCAGAAGCGGAAAGCTGGTGCAGCAGACGAGAGTGACCTGCAAGGGAAAGAATCATCTCTTCAAGTTGTTTAAGAAATGGGGTGTGATCGAATGA
- the rpsI gene encoding 30S ribosomal protein S9, translating to MYDKTPYYYGTGRRKSSVARVRLYQGTGKVTINDRSIDDYFGLETLKLIVRQPLELTGNAAKFDVVCRVSGGGVTGQAGAIRHGIARALLQFDSEGLRPALKKAGFLTRDPRMKERKKYGLKAARRAPQFSKR from the coding sequence ATGTATGATAAAACACCTTACTACTACGGTACCGGCAGAAGAAAAAGTTCGGTAGCCCGTGTCCGCCTGTATCAGGGCACCGGCAAGGTAACCATTAACGACCGCAGCATTGATGATTACTTCGGTCTGGAAACACTCAAGCTCATCGTTCGTCAGCCGCTGGAGCTGACCGGCAACGCCGCGAAGTTTGACGTTGTGTGCCGCGTTTCCGGCGGCGGTGTCACCGGCCAGGCCGGTGCAATCCGCCACGGCATTGCTCGCGCCCTGCTGCAGTTTGACAGCGAAGGTCTGCGTCCGGCCCTGAAGAAGGCTGGGTTCTTGACACGTGACCCGAGAATGAAAGAACGTAAGAAATACGGTCTCAAAGCCGCACGTCGTGCACCGCAGTTCAGCAAGCGATAA
- the rplM gene encoding 50S ribosomal protein L13: MSTYMAKAQEVTRKWYVIDAQGKPLGRVAAQAAVLLRGKEKTTYTPHVDCGDNVIIINCAKVVLTGKKLEKKHWYHHTGYIGHLKDVRYDTLMREDPCAAMKKAIKGMLPDNTLGRNALTRLRTVAGAEHNHAAQQPTAWEL, encoded by the coding sequence ATGTCCACTTATATGGCGAAGGCCCAAGAGGTCACCCGCAAGTGGTATGTCATCGACGCCCAGGGAAAACCCCTCGGCCGCGTGGCTGCCCAGGCTGCCGTACTTCTGCGCGGCAAAGAAAAGACCACCTACACCCCGCATGTTGACTGCGGTGACAATGTCATCATCATCAACTGCGCCAAGGTTGTTCTGACCGGCAAAAAGCTGGAAAAGAAGCATTGGTACCACCACACCGGCTACATCGGCCACCTCAAGGATGTTCGCTATGACACCCTGATGCGTGAGGATCCCTGTGCCGCCATGAAGAAAGCGATTAAAGGGATGCTGCCCGACAATACCCTTGGCCGCAATGCACTCACCCGTCTTCGCACTGTTGCAGGTGCAGAGCATAACCACGCCGCCCAGCAGCCGACTGCTTGGGAACTTTAA